The window CAGCTTCGCAGCCAAAATTGCCGGGGCCGCGTTGCGGCCCGATCGCGACACAAGGCCGCTCCTACATAGCACCGCGCTAGCCTGGACTTAGCAGCACTTGGGCCCGGACTTGCCGCCGTAACGCGCCTCCTGGCGTTCGCGGAAGAACTCCTCGTACGTCATGACCGGCTTGTCCGGGTGCTTGGTCTGCATGTGCTCGACGTAGTTGTCGTAGTCGGGCATGCCGACCATCAGGCGGGCTGCCTGCCCCAGGTATTTACCCAGTCGACCCAGGTCGTTGAACATCGCAGCAGTCCTCTCAAGCGTCAGGCAGGGCCTGGAACGGGGTTTCCTTGTCGGTGCGCTCTTTGCGGCCGAGGGCGGCGAAGCCGACCTTTACAGCGAAGAACAGCACGCTGAACACCACCACCAGGAACAGCACGGTCAGGCCGGCATTGGTGTAGGCGTTGAAGATCACGTGCTGCATCTGCCCGATGTCCTTGGCCGGGGCCAGTACCTGGCCGGCGTCCAGCGCGGCGCTGTACTTCTTGGCCAGGGCCAGGAAGCCCACTGCCGGGTTCGGATCGAACAGCTTGATCAGGCCGGCAGTGGTGGTGCAGATCAGCAGCCACACGGCCGGCAGCAGGGTGACCCAGACGTAGCGCTGACGCTTCATCTTGATCAGCACCACGGTGCCGAGCATCAGGGCGATACCCGCCAGCATCTGGTTGGAAATGCCGAACAGCGGCCACAGGGTATTGATGCCACCCAGCGGGTCGATCACGCCCTGGTACAGCAGGTAGCCCCACAGGGCCACGCAGCCGGCAGTACCGATCAGGTTGGCAGTCCACGATTCGGTGCGCTTGAGCGCCGGCACGAAGCTGCCCAGCAGGTCCTGCAGCATGAAGCGCCCGGCACGGGTGCCGGCGTCCACTGCGGTGAGGATGAACAGCGCCTCGAACAGGATCGCGAAGTGGTACCAGAAGGCCATGGTGTTTTCACCCGGCAGCACCTGGTGCAGGATCTGCGCGATACCCACAGCCAGGGTCGGCGCACCACCGGCACGAGCCAGCACGGTGTGCTCGCCAATGTCGCGGGCAGTGGCCTCGAGTTGCTCAGGGGTGATCAGGAAGCCCCAGCTGCTGACCGTCTGCGCCACCGACGCCACATCGGCACCGACCACCGCGGCCGGGCTGTTCATGGCGAAGTACACGCCTGGTTCGATCACCGAGGCGGCGACCATGGCCATGATGGCAACGAACGATTCCATCAGCATGCCGCCGTAGCCGATGTAGCGAGCGTTGGTTTCGTTGTCCAGCAGCTTCGGCGTGGTCCCCGAGGAGATCAGCGCGTGGAAGCCGGACACCGCACCACAGGCGATGGTGATGAACAGGAACGGGAACAGGGTGCCCTTCCACACCGGGCCAGTGCCGTCGGTGAACTGGGTCAGCGCCGGCATCTTCAGCTCGGGCGCGATGATCAGGATACCGATGGCCAGGCCGACGATGGTGCCGATCTTGAGGAAGGTCGACAGGTAGTCACGTGGCGCAAGTACCAGCCATACAGGCAGTACCGCGGCGACGAAACCGTAGCCCACCAGCATCCAGGTGATCTGCACACCGGTAAAGGTAAACGCCGGGCCCCAGGTCGGGTCTGCGGCAATCTGGCCCCCCAGCCAGATCGAAGCCAGCAGCAGCACCACGCCGATGACCGATATCTCACCGATATGGCCCGGACGGATGTAGCGCATGTAGATGCCCATGAACATCGCGATCGGGATGGTCGCCATCACCGTGAACATGCCCCAAGGGCTTTCGGCCAGGGCCTTGACCACGATCAATGCCAGCACCGCAAGGATGATGATCATGATCAGGAAGCAACCGAACAGCGCGATGGTGCCTGGAATGCGGCCCATCTCCTCGCGCACCATGTCGCCCAGCGAGCGGCCGTTGCGGCGGGTGGACAGGAACAGGACCATGAAGTCCTGCACCGCACCAGCCAGCACCACGCCGGCGATCAGCCACAGCGTACCGGGCAGGTAGCCCATCTGCGCGGCGAGTACCGGGCCGACCAAGGGGCCTGCGCCAGCGATGGCGG of the Pseudomonas asiatica genome contains:
- a CDS encoding YbdD/YjiX family protein; its protein translation is MFNDLGRLGKYLGQAARLMVGMPDYDNYVEHMQTKHPDKPVMTYEEFFRERQEARYGGKSGPKCC
- a CDS encoding carbon starvation CstA family protein, with amino-acid sequence MNNNNSLLRHIPWLALAVIGACALGVVALRRGEAINALWIVVAAVAIYLVAYRYYSLFIATKVMQLDPRRATPAVLNNDGLDYVPTNKHILFGHHFAAIAGAGPLVGPVLAAQMGYLPGTLWLIAGVVLAGAVQDFMVLFLSTRRNGRSLGDMVREEMGRIPGTIALFGCFLIMIIILAVLALIVVKALAESPWGMFTVMATIPIAMFMGIYMRYIRPGHIGEISVIGVVLLLASIWLGGQIAADPTWGPAFTFTGVQITWMLVGYGFVAAVLPVWLVLAPRDYLSTFLKIGTIVGLAIGILIIAPELKMPALTQFTDGTGPVWKGTLFPFLFITIACGAVSGFHALISSGTTPKLLDNETNARYIGYGGMLMESFVAIMAMVAASVIEPGVYFAMNSPAAVVGADVASVAQTVSSWGFLITPEQLEATARDIGEHTVLARAGGAPTLAVGIAQILHQVLPGENTMAFWYHFAILFEALFILTAVDAGTRAGRFMLQDLLGSFVPALKRTESWTANLIGTAGCVALWGYLLYQGVIDPLGGINTLWPLFGISNQMLAGIALMLGTVVLIKMKRQRYVWVTLLPAVWLLICTTTAGLIKLFDPNPAVGFLALAKKYSAALDAGQVLAPAKDIGQMQHVIFNAYTNAGLTVLFLVVVFSVLFFAVKVGFAALGRKERTDKETPFQALPDA